AGCTCGCCCTCGGCATGAATGACTTTGGCGCGCCTCTCCCGCTCTGCTTCAGCTTGTTTGGCCATGGCCCGCTGCATCTCTTGAGGAAGATCGATGTGTTTTATCTCCACCGAAACCACCTTGATTCCCCACGGATCGGTTTGAACATCGAGAATGGTTTGGATGCGGGTATTGATTTTTTCGCGCTCAGCGAGCAGTTCATCCAGTTCTGCCTGGCCGCAAATGCTGCGCAGTGTCACCTGGGCGAGTTGAGAAGTGGCAAAGAGATAACGCTCAACCTCTCGAATAGCCCGATTGGCATCGATGACCCTGAAGTAGAGGACGGCGCTCACCTTTACCGACACATTGTCTCTCGTAATGACGTCCTGCGGCGGGACGTCCATGGTCACTGTCCGGAGATCGATGCGCAGCATTTTTTCGATGAGCGGAATGACGTAGATGATTCCGGGCCCACGCGGCGCGACCATACGGCCGAGGCGAAAAATCACGGCACGTTCGTATTCCT
This sequence is a window from Luteitalea sp.. Protein-coding genes within it:
- a CDS encoding slipin family protein, which translates into the protein EYERAVIFRLGRMVAPRGPGIIYVIPLIEKMLRIDLRTVTMDVPPQDVITRDNVSVKVSAVLYFRVIDANRAIREVERYLFATSQLAQVTLRSICGQAELDELLAEREKINTRIQTILDVQTDPWGIKVVSVEIKHIDLPQEMQRAMAKQAEAERERRAKVIHAEGEL